A genomic region of Lates calcarifer isolate ASB-BC8 linkage group LG9, TLL_Latcal_v3, whole genome shotgun sequence contains the following coding sequences:
- the LOC108877698 gene encoding 3'-5' RNA helicase YTHDC2 isoform X2 translates to MSNAGTASQKQAKSRGTPPRGSVSNGLKEIHIDEEVKIAVSLSLERFRYSDQREMEFPSSLSSTERAFIHRMAQSLGYISKSKGKGPSRFLTIRKKDGSDKPRPTMPLTLSHNSLYFIRSLLQRFPISNKERSDMQPNKSSMSVPAEHDSSCDRNRASGRLNNGIPMVPRRRNPSELDNFRRSLPVHERQEEIIQLIRENRVVLVVGETGSGKTTQIPQFLLDECSRNGEPCRIFCTQPRRLAAIAVAERVAAERGESVGQTVGYHIRLESRVSPKTLLTFCTSGVFLRTLMAGDASLTTVTHVIVDEVHERDGLTDFLLTKMRDVLQKIPTLKLILSSAALDIDLFLQYFGSCPVIHLKGRQFEVQELFLEDILRLTGFNNKDMKKYKEETQRKEKKQKRLTEWCKAVENSCVEETQRNTVSVQGLLQDSSSLDRGDSAFIKPNENGSEQLEPWLLKEMDSCITNVFLSEDQDAFIQLFNLILYENVNVDYMHSETGATALMVAAGRGFLTQMEQLLNMGADINMKASNGWTALDFAKHFQQTEAMDLLKSSIPLREVSSLDEFALVKSSNAELSTEEQELLALYHHSFDDEFVDLNLIMDLLHNICSTTCDGAVLIFLPGYDEIVSLRDRILYDDKRFSTQSDRFQVFTLHSDMQTLDQKKAMKTSPLGIRKIILSTNIAETSITINDVVFVIDSGKVKEKSFDTLSHVSMLKTVWISKASALQRKGRAGRCRPGICFHLFSRLRFSNMLEFQVPQLLRMPLQELCLQTKLLAPSSCPVAEFLSKAPQPPPAHAIRNAVHMLKTIDAMDQYEDLTDLGYHLADLPVEPHLGKMVLCAVVLKCLDPILTIACTLAYRDPFILPAQGSQKRAALHCRKRFTSNTFSDHMALLRAFQAWQKARSDGWERSFCEKNFLSQATMDMILGMRTQLLGQLRAIGFVRARGGSDIRDVNLNSENWAVVKAALVAGMYPNLVHVNQETSLLSSNREKKVHFHPTSVLSQSQLKENNPAKSAQSLPTDWLIYDEMSRGHRMASVRCCSMVTPITVAIFGGCARLSTSALQEPILQKETDSPLDDISDSETEELAEMRIDDWLVFQLDREVAGQVFELRQKWQNLFIKRIRCPSKPWSQQDEAIIRTLVSVVTAEEQGVGLQQPSGIGQRPRPMPSEEGSQASVKTSKSSPQLPTSTTPDKSCRMPAASGLLQMKAHSRDEASLTTCQLSDDPQSSGNSSCSVTLFSPSDSTCPSSSAKVSKSVPPQLAFSSVRYFIMKSSNVRNIEISQQKGIWSTTPSNETKLTKAFLENNLIILVFSVQGSGHFQGYARMTSVISQESCQDWGFMGLGGVFSVEWIHKESLPFQMTQHILNPWNDNKKVQISRDGQELEPQAGSQLLLLWGRNSGNQVHLFNSPTHYTALPVMAGQSDRFI, encoded by the exons atgtcaaatgcagGTACCGCCTCACAAAAACAAGCCAAGAGCAGGGGCACACCTCCTCGTGGTTCCGTCTCCAACGGCCTCAAAGAAATTCACATTGATGAAGAAGTTAAGATAGCTGTGAGCCTTTCTCTGGAGAGGTTTCGCTACAGTGACCAGAGAG AGATGGAATTTCCCTCCTCCTTGTCCAGTACTGAGAGGGCTTTCATTCATCGGATGGCACAGTCCCTGGGCTACATCTCTAAGAGCAAAGG gaAAGGACCAAGTCGCTTCCTCACCATCAGGAAGAAGGATGGTTCAGACAAACCTCGGCCTACCATGCCCCTCACACTCTCCCACAATTCCTTATATTTCATCCGCAGCCTGCTTCAGAGGTTTCCCATCAGCAATAAGGAACGCTCAGACATGCAGCCCAACAAAAGTAGCATGTCTGTGCCTGCAGAGCATG aCAGTAGTTGTGACAGGAACAGGGCAAGCGGGCGCTTAAACAATGGCATTCCCATGGTGCCTCGGAGAAGGAATCCATCAGAACTGGACAACTTTCGACGCTCCCTGCCTGTTCATGAACGCCAAGAGGAGATCATCCAGCTCATCAGAGAAAACagggtggtgctggtggtgggaGAAACTGGCTCCGGAAAAACTACACAG ATCCCACAGTTCCTGCTGGATGAGTGCAGCAGGAATGGAGAGCCCTGCAGGATCTTCTGCACTCAGCCCAGACGCCTGGCTGCCATTGCTGTGGCTGAGAGagtggcagcagagagaggagaaagtgtgGGCCAGACTGTTGGCTATCACATCAGACTGGAGAGCAG GGTCTCTCCCAAGACACTGCTGACATTTTGCACCAGTGGAGTGTTCCTCAGAACATTGATGGCTGGAGATGCCAGCCTGACAACTGTCACACATGTCATTGTG GATGAGGTGCATGAGCGAGATGGCTTGACAGACTTCCTGCTCACTAAGATGCGAGATGTGCTTCAGAAGATCCCCACACTGAAACTGATCCTGTCCAGTGCAGCTCTGGATATAGACCTGTTCCTTCAATACTTTGGCTCCTGCCCTGTTATCCACC TCAAAGGAAGACAGTTTGAAGTGCAGGAACTCTTTCTGGAGGACATTCTACGGCTGACGGGCTTTAACAATAAGGACATGAAGAAATACAaggaagagacacagagaa aggagaagaagcagaaacGTTTGACAGAGTGGTGTAAGGCAGTGGAGAACAGTTGTGttgaggagacacagagaaacactgtttCTGTCCAAGGCCTCCTCCAGGACAGCAGCTCCCTGGACAGAGGAGACAGCGCTTTCATCAAGCCA AATGAGAATGGCTCCGAACAGCTGGAGCCATGGCTGCTGAAGGAGATGGACTCCTGCATTACCAACGTTTTCCTCAGTGAAGACCAGGATGCTTTTATTCAGCTCTTCAACCTCATCCTCTATGAAAATGTTAATG TGGACTACATGCACAGTGAGACAGGGGCCACGGCTCTGATGGTGGCAGCAGGTCGAGGATTTCTCACACAGATGGAGCAGCTGCTTAATATGGGGGCCGACATCAACATGAAGGCTTCTAATGGATG GACAGCCTTAGACTTTGCCAAACATTTCCAGCAGACAGAAGCCATGGATCTACTCAAATCCTCCAT TCCTTTGAGAGAGGTGAGCAGCCTGGATGAATTCGCTCTGGTGAAGTCCAGCAATGCAGAGCTGAGCACTGAAGAGCAGGAGCTGCTCGCACTGTACCACCACAGCTTTGATGATGAGTTTGTGGACCTGAACCTCATCATGGATCTGCTGCACAACATCTGCTCCACCACCTGTGACG GTGCTGTCCTGATTTTTCTTCCTGGGTACGATGAGATAGTGTCACTCAGGGACCGCATCCTGTACGACGATAAGAGATTCTCCACCCAATCTGACAG GTTCCAGGTGTTCACTCTACATTCAGACATGCAGACTCTGGATCAGAAGAAAGCCATGAAGACCTCTCCACTTGGTATCAGGAAGATT ATTCTTTCTACTAACATTGCTGAGACGAGCATCACCATCAATGATGTGGTCTTTGTCATTGATTCAGGAAAGGTCAAAGAG AAGTCCTTTGATACCCTCAGTCATGTATCCATGTTAAAGACGGTTTGGATTTCAAAAGCCAGCGCTCTGCAAAGGAAGGGAAG AGCTGGACGCTGCAGACCAGGGATTTGCTTCCACCTCTTCAGTCGACTCAGGTTTAGCAACATGTTGGAATTCCAGGTTCCACAGCTGCTACGGATGCCACTACAg GAACTGTGTCTGCAAACCAAACTGCtagctccctcctcctgtccagTGGCTGAGTTCTTGTCCAAAGCTCCACAGCCTCCTCCTGCACATGCTATCAGGAATGCTGTGCACATGCTTAAG acaaTAGATGCTATGGATCAGTATGAAGACCTGACTGATTTGGGCTACCACCTGGCTGATCTACCTGTGGAGCCCCACCTGGGCAAGATGGTGCTGTGTGCCGTGGTGCTCAAGTGCCTGGACCCCATTCTAACCATTGCCTGTACACTGGCCTATCGTGATCCCTTTATCCTTCCCGCCCAGGGCTCTCAGAAAAGAGCTGCTCTACACTGCCGCAAACGTTTCACATCCAACACCTTCAGTGACCACATGGCCCTGCTGAGAGCCTTCCAG GCATGGCAGAAGGCCCGCAGTGATGGTTGGGAAAGATCCTTTTGTGAGAAGAACTTCCTGTCCCAGGCCACCATGGACATGATACTGGGCATGAGGACACAGCTGCTGGGACAGCTTCGTGCTATTG GTTTTGTGCGGGCCCGTGGAGGCAGTGACATCCGCGATGTGAATCTGAACTCTGAGAACTGGGCCGTGGTGAAGGCAGCCCTGGTGGCTGGCATGTATCCAAATCTGGTCCATGTCAACCAGGAGACCTCGCTGCTTTCTAGCAACAGGGAGAAGAAGGTCCACTTTCATCCCACTTCTGTCCTGAGCCAGTCTCAGTTAAAGGAG aACAACCCAGCCAAATCAGCCCAGTCCCTTCCCACAGACTGGTTGATCTACGATGAGATGAGCCGAGGCCACAGAATGGCCAGTGTCCGCTGCTGCTCCATGGTTACTCCCATCACTGTGGCCATATTTGGAGGTTGTGCCAGGCTGTCCACCTCTGCCCTGCAGGAACCTATTCTACAGAAAGAAACTG ACAGTCCACTGGATGATATCagtgacagtgagacagaggaaCTAGCTGAGATGAGAATAGATGACTGGCTCGTCTTCCAGTTGGACAGAGAG GTTGCAGGACAGGTGTTTGAACTGAGGCAGAAGTGGCAAAATTTGTTCATCAAGAGGATCCGTTGTCCCTCAAAGCCCTGGTCTCAACAGGACGAGGCCATCATCCGGACTCTGGTTTCT GTGGtaacagcagaggagcagggagTAGGCCTGCAGCAGCCCTCAGGGATTGGCCAGCGGCCCCGGCCCATGCCATCAGAAGAGGGTTCCCAGGCTTCTGTGAAGACCTCCAAGAGCAGCCCCCAGCTACCCACCAGCACCACCCCTGACAA GTCCTGTAGGATGCCAGCAGCCTCAGGCCTGCTTCAGATGAAAGCCCACAGCAGAGATGAGGCCTCACTAACCACATGTCAGCTCTCTGATGACCCTCAATCCTCTGGTAATTCTTCCTGCTCTGTGACCTTGTTCAGTCCCTCTGACAGCAcctgtccctcctcctcagcaAAG GTTTCAAAGTCAGTGCCCCCTCAGCTGGCCTTTTCATCAGTCCGGTACTTCATTATGAAGAGCAGCAACGTCAGGAACATAGAGATTTCTCAGCAGAAAGGTATCTGGTCGACCACACCAAGCAATGAGACCAAACTCACCAAGGCCTTCCTGGAGAATAACCTCATCATCCTTGTCTTCTCTGTTCAGGGCTCTGGACACTTCCAG GGTTATGCTCGCATgacatcagtcatcagtcaggAGAGCTGCCAGGACTGGGGATTCATGGGACTGGGAGGGGTTTTCAGTGTGGAGTGGATCCACAAGGAGAGTCTTCCCTTCCAGATGACCCAACACATCCTCAATCCATGGAACGACAACAAGAAGGTCCAGATCAGCAGGGACGGACAG GAATTAGAGCCCCAGGCAGGAAGCCAGCTACTTTTACTGTGGGGGAGAAACTCTGGGAATCAGGTTCA TCTGTTTAACAGTCCAACACACTACACTGCACTACCAGTGATGGCAGGACAATCAGACCGGTTCATCTGA